From the Paludibacterium paludis genome, one window contains:
- a CDS encoding DUF3369 domain-containing protein, whose protein sequence is MMPDKTTNDDDDWLVDDEPAESDTGKQQLARRPWKVLIVDDEKDVHLATRLAIKDIRFKDRGLELLNAYSAEEGYALMKEHGDIALVLLDVVMESDDAGLRLVERIRNELGNQTVRIVLRTGQPGHAPEQEVILDYDINDYKTKTELTVQKLFTTVIASLRAFENMLTIEKSRQGLAKILDGAGDLYHLYSLKEFASGVLKQISAILDVGMDGVLCVENGTEITGRPALEVIAATGAYETLSRDNDFTGNLELADAISQAFRQRKNLYCHPYDMLYICSQNGREFVVHFSPPWPLDDVERSLLEVFCQRISSAYDNLYLYSQLRNAQQATVVALADLAEFRDTNTGEHVMRVQKLTDALAAELKDMGCYPETLSREFMDMIGMASILHDVGKVGTPDNILFKPGRLDADERIVMEQHATIGSHILQKASQMCEGVSYLTFGAEIAGGHHEHYDGNGYPLKRRGQDIPLSARIVAVVDVFDALLNKRPYKEPWTMDDTMRYIQERSGTQFDPQIVEALSRLVRENRLPFALDE, encoded by the coding sequence ATGATGCCGGACAAGACAACCAATGACGATGACGACTGGTTGGTCGACGACGAACCGGCCGAATCGGACACCGGCAAACAACAGCTTGCGCGGCGCCCGTGGAAAGTCCTGATCGTTGATGATGAAAAAGACGTCCATCTGGCCACCCGACTGGCCATCAAGGATATCCGCTTCAAGGATCGCGGCCTGGAGCTGCTGAATGCCTACAGCGCCGAAGAGGGTTATGCGCTGATGAAGGAGCATGGCGACATTGCTCTGGTGTTGCTGGATGTGGTGATGGAATCCGACGATGCGGGATTGCGGCTTGTGGAAAGGATCCGCAACGAACTGGGCAATCAGACGGTACGCATCGTCTTGCGAACCGGCCAGCCCGGCCACGCGCCGGAACAGGAAGTGATCCTCGACTACGACATCAACGATTACAAGACCAAGACGGAACTGACCGTCCAGAAACTGTTCACCACGGTGATCGCGTCGCTACGCGCCTTCGAAAACATGCTCACTATCGAGAAAAGCCGCCAGGGACTGGCCAAGATTCTCGATGGCGCCGGAGATCTGTATCACCTTTATTCACTGAAGGAATTCGCCTCGGGGGTTCTCAAGCAAATCAGCGCCATTCTCGATGTCGGCATGGATGGTGTGCTGTGCGTGGAGAACGGAACGGAAATCACGGGCCGTCCCGCGCTGGAAGTCATCGCCGCCACCGGCGCCTACGAAACCCTGTCCAGGGACAACGACTTTACCGGCAACCTCGAATTGGCCGACGCCATCAGCCAGGCGTTCCGGCAACGCAAGAACCTGTACTGCCACCCGTACGACATGCTCTACATCTGCTCGCAAAACGGCCGGGAATTTGTCGTGCATTTCAGCCCTCCGTGGCCACTGGACGACGTGGAGCGCAGCCTCCTCGAGGTATTCTGCCAGCGCATTTCTTCGGCCTACGACAACCTGTATCTGTACAGCCAGTTGCGCAACGCCCAGCAGGCCACGGTCGTGGCGCTGGCGGATCTTGCGGAGTTTCGGGACACCAATACCGGCGAGCATGTGATGCGCGTGCAAAAACTGACCGATGCGCTGGCAGCAGAGCTGAAGGACATGGGCTGCTACCCGGAAACACTTTCCAGGGAGTTCATGGACATGATCGGCATGGCAAGCATCCTGCACGACGTGGGCAAGGTGGGAACCCCCGACAACATTCTGTTCAAGCCCGGCCGTCTTGACGCGGATGAGCGAATCGTCATGGAGCAGCACGCCACCATCGGTTCGCACATCCTGCAAAAGGCCAGCCAGATGTGCGAGGGAGTCAGCTACCTCACTTTCGGCGCGGAAATCGCCGGAGGACACCATGAACATTACGACGGCAACGGCTATCCGCTCAAGCGCCGGGGGCAGGATATCCCCCTGTCGGCGCGCATCGTCGCGGTCGTGGATGTTTTCGATGCGCTGCTGAACAAGCGGCCCTACAAAGAGCCGTGGACCATGGACGATACCATGCGCTACATCCAGGAGCGTTCGGGCACCCAGTTCGATCCGCAGATCGTCGAGGCGCTCAGTCGGCTGGTCCGGGAAAACCGCCTGCCATTCGCACTGGACGAGTGA
- the adk gene encoding adenylate kinase, with protein sequence MRLILLGAPGAGKGTQAGFIKEAFGIPQISTGDMLRAAVKAGTPLGLEAKKIMDEGGLVRDDIIIGLVKERIAQSDCANGFLFDGFPRTIPQAEAMKEAGVDIDFVVEIDVPDQMIVERMSGRRVHLSSGRTYHVVFNPPKAEGIDDETGEPLVQRDDDKEETVKKRLGVYHEQTEVLVGYYSRMAAAGDARAPRYVKIDGTRDVGTVRDEVLAVLKG encoded by the coding sequence ATGAGACTGATTCTGTTGGGCGCACCCGGCGCCGGTAAAGGAACCCAGGCCGGCTTCATCAAGGAAGCGTTCGGTATTCCGCAAATCTCGACCGGCGACATGCTGCGCGCCGCGGTGAAGGCCGGTACGCCGCTGGGGCTGGAAGCCAAGAAAATCATGGACGAAGGCGGTCTGGTGCGCGACGATATCATCATCGGTCTGGTGAAAGAGCGTATCGCGCAATCCGATTGCGCGAACGGTTTCCTGTTCGACGGTTTCCCGCGCACCATCCCCCAGGCCGAGGCCATGAAGGAAGCCGGAGTGGACATCGATTTCGTCGTCGAGATCGATGTGCCCGACCAGATGATCGTCGAGCGCATGTCCGGCCGCCGCGTGCATCTGTCGTCCGGCCGTACCTACCATGTCGTGTTCAACCCTCCGAAGGCCGAGGGCATCGACGATGAAACGGGCGAACCGCTGGTGCAGCGCGACGATGACAAGGAAGAAACCGTGAAGAAGCGCCTTGGCGTCTATCACGAGCAAACCGAGGTGCTGGTCGGCTATTATTCCAGAATGGCCGCCGCCGGCGACGCCCGTGCTCCGCGCTATGTGAAAATCGACGGTACCCGCGATGTCGGCACCGTTCGCGACGAAGTGCTGGCCGTCCTGAAGGGATGA
- the trhA gene encoding PAQR family membrane homeostasis protein TrhA — MYYGERFNGFSHLAGTVLAISGLATLVTLASMEGDPWKVVSFSLYGATLVILYLVSTLYHSVKGRAKAILQKCDHSAIYLLIAGSYTPFCLVTLRGVWGWTLFGLSWGLALFGIIQELTLGRRTRLLSMILYVMMGWLVLIAIDPLVTNLATGGLIWLTAGGLLYSVGIYWFINDEKIRHGHGIWHLFVLGGSVCQFLSVLLYVA; from the coding sequence ATGTATTACGGCGAGCGTTTTAACGGGTTCTCGCATCTGGCCGGCACCGTGCTGGCGATCTCCGGACTGGCAACGCTGGTCACCCTGGCCTCCATGGAAGGGGATCCGTGGAAGGTCGTCAGCTTCAGCCTGTATGGCGCTACGCTGGTGATCCTTTACCTGGTCTCCACCTTGTATCACAGCGTGAAAGGCCGGGCGAAAGCGATCCTGCAAAAGTGCGACCACTCGGCGATTTATCTGCTCATCGCCGGCAGCTACACGCCGTTTTGTCTGGTGACCCTGAGAGGAGTCTGGGGCTGGACACTGTTCGGACTCAGTTGGGGGCTGGCCCTGTTCGGCATCATTCAGGAGCTGACACTGGGACGACGTACCCGCCTGCTGTCGATGATCCTGTACGTGATGATGGGATGGCTTGTGCTTATCGCCATCGATCCGCTGGTGACGAATCTTGCCACCGGCGGCCTGATCTGGCTGACGGCCGGCGGATTGCTGTATAGCGTGGGGATCTACTGGTTCATCAACGACGAGAAGATCCGTCACGGGCACGGCATCTGGCACCTGTTCGTGCTCGGTGGCAGCGTGTGTCAATTCCTTTCCGTGTTGCTCTACGTCGCCTGA
- the xseA gene encoding exodeoxyribonuclease VII large subunit yields MLFDASRDDVISVATLNRMARQLLEGGLPPTWISGEVSNLTLAASGHAYFSLKDGGAQIRCVMFRHRLSQAGFRPAEGMQLELRGTVTLYEARGDYQITVDTMRQAGLGRLYEAFEQLKARLAEQGLFDSAAKRPLPAHPRAIGVVTSPAAAALRDVITTLRRRMPSIPVILYPTPVQGEGAAQQVAAAIRLASERAETDVLIVCRGGGSIEDLWAFNEECVAWAIADSVIPVVTGVGHETDVTIADFVADRRAPTPTAAAELVSPDKAQLAAQLEQARRHLYRALARQLTDKSQHLDFLARRLSHPGERLRQQQERLRTARANLARLGRENIRRKQWSLDMAKTRLLGCEPGLAIPARRVQAARAALEHAMQSALADKSRHLARLDGMLGAMDPHAVLSRGYAIVENAVGRAIRAPAELADGETVTLRLAEGGTEAVVRHPSGTQADLPF; encoded by the coding sequence ATGCTATTCGATGCATCCCGTGATGATGTCATCAGCGTCGCGACGCTGAACCGGATGGCACGCCAGCTTCTGGAAGGCGGCTTGCCGCCGACATGGATCAGCGGCGAGGTTTCCAACCTGACCTTGGCCGCATCCGGCCACGCTTATTTTTCCCTGAAGGACGGCGGCGCCCAGATCCGCTGCGTCATGTTCCGCCACCGACTTTCCCAGGCTGGGTTCCGCCCGGCCGAAGGCATGCAGCTTGAGTTGCGCGGTACGGTCACCCTTTACGAGGCGCGCGGCGACTATCAAATCACGGTCGATACCATGCGCCAGGCGGGACTCGGCCGCTTGTACGAAGCTTTCGAACAACTCAAGGCCAGACTGGCCGAACAGGGATTGTTCGACAGCGCGGCCAAACGCCCGCTACCGGCGCATCCTCGCGCCATCGGCGTGGTGACTTCACCGGCCGCCGCCGCTCTGCGCGACGTGATCACCACCTTGCGTCGGCGGATGCCGTCCATCCCCGTGATTCTCTACCCCACCCCGGTGCAGGGCGAAGGCGCCGCGCAACAGGTCGCAGCGGCCATCCGGCTCGCGTCGGAGCGCGCCGAAACCGACGTGCTGATCGTCTGCCGCGGCGGCGGCAGCATCGAGGATCTGTGGGCCTTCAATGAAGAATGTGTCGCCTGGGCCATCGCCGACTCGGTCATTCCCGTCGTCACCGGCGTCGGACATGAAACCGATGTCACCATCGCCGACTTCGTTGCGGACCGGCGCGCGCCGACCCCGACGGCTGCGGCGGAGCTTGTATCTCCCGACAAAGCACAGCTGGCCGCCCAGCTGGAGCAGGCGCGCCGGCACCTGTACCGGGCCCTGGCGCGCCAGTTGACCGACAAATCGCAGCATCTGGATTTCCTGGCGCGCCGACTGAGCCACCCGGGCGAACGGCTCAGGCAACAGCAAGAACGGCTGCGAACCGCGCGCGCGAACCTTGCAAGGCTCGGACGGGAAAACATCCGGCGCAAGCAATGGTCCCTCGACATGGCGAAAACCAGGCTGCTCGGCTGCGAGCCCGGACTCGCCATACCCGCACGGCGCGTGCAGGCGGCGCGCGCCGCGCTGGAGCACGCCATGCAAAGCGCGCTGGCCGACAAGAGCCGTCATCTGGCCCGACTGGACGGAATGCTGGGGGCCATGGACCCTCATGCCGTGCTATCGCGCGGCTACGCCATCGTGGAAAACGCGGTGGGGCGCGCGATTCGCGCCCCGGCGGAACTGGCGGACGGAGAGACGGTCACTTTGCGTCTTGCCGAAGGCGGCACGGAGGCCGTGGTGCGTCATCCGAGCGGCACGCAGGCGGACTTGCCTTTCTGA
- a CDS encoding MotA/TolQ/ExbB proton channel family protein: MWSIIEAAGWPIWTIIAASVISLAIILERFFSLRASRVAPAGLLQETLDAWRKQGGDDPFIRSLGGHSPLGRVLAAGLRNAARSRDIMKEAIEDEGRVVGHELERFLNPLGTVAAMAPLLGLLGTVVGMIELFGAQTPTGGNPHQLAHGISVALYNTAFGLIVAIPSMIFYRHFRSRVDSLLIEMEAQAVKLVEVVHGQRDASQG; the protein is encoded by the coding sequence GTGTGGTCGATCATTGAAGCCGCCGGCTGGCCCATCTGGACCATCATCGCCGCCTCGGTCATTTCGCTGGCCATCATTCTCGAACGCTTTTTTTCATTGCGCGCCTCGCGGGTCGCTCCTGCCGGACTGCTGCAGGAAACACTGGATGCGTGGCGCAAGCAGGGAGGGGACGACCCGTTCATCCGTTCGCTTGGCGGGCATTCCCCGCTGGGCCGGGTGCTGGCGGCCGGTCTGCGCAACGCGGCCCGCTCGCGCGACATCATGAAAGAAGCCATCGAGGATGAGGGCCGTGTTGTCGGTCACGAGCTCGAGCGTTTCCTCAACCCGCTTGGCACCGTGGCGGCCATGGCGCCGCTCCTGGGGCTGCTTGGCACCGTGGTCGGCATGATCGAGCTGTTCGGCGCCCAGACGCCGACTGGCGGTAACCCGCACCAGTTGGCCCACGGCATTTCCGTCGCTCTCTACAACACCGCCTTTGGTTTGATCGTCGCCATTCCCAGCATGATTTTCTATCGCCATTTCCGTTCCCGTGTCGATAGCCTGCTGATCGAGATGGAAGCCCAGGCCGTCAAACTCGTGGAAGTGGTGCATGGACAGCGCGATGCGTCGCAAGGCTAG
- a CDS encoding DUF4442 domain-containing protein, which produces MPVSPRLVKTVINLWPPFLGAGIRVKRIAPDWGHIRVALRLGLTNRNYVGVHFGGSLYAMTDPFFMLMLMNRLGRDYIVWDKEGCIDYMKPGRGTVTADFSLDEELLATIRAQTAGGDKCLPQLAVEVKDAEGDVVARVTKTLYVRKKKGR; this is translated from the coding sequence ATGCCCGTCTCTCCCCGTTTGGTCAAAACCGTCATCAATCTCTGGCCCCCTTTCCTGGGCGCAGGCATCCGCGTCAAACGCATCGCGCCGGATTGGGGCCATATCCGAGTCGCCCTGAGGCTGGGGCTCACCAACCGCAACTATGTCGGTGTTCACTTCGGCGGCAGTCTCTACGCAATGACCGACCCGTTCTTCATGCTGATGCTGATGAACCGGCTCGGACGCGATTACATTGTCTGGGACAAGGAGGGGTGTATCGATTACATGAAACCGGGCCGCGGCACGGTCACCGCGGATTTTTCGCTCGACGAGGAACTTCTTGCGACAATCCGAGCCCAAACAGCCGGTGGCGATAAATGTCTGCCGCAATTGGCCGTCGAGGTGAAAGACGCGGAAGGAGATGTGGTGGCCCGGGTGACCAAGACACTGTACGTCAGGAAGAAGAAAGGCCGCTGA
- a CDS encoding sensor histidine kinase yields MNSIKAKLTVWLIVGVTIILGITGFISYANNKRQGEADYQALRLALKERLALSLPHGVWQLDDQYIRLTLDAELGWPSLTAIRIRGDAGLNVGRIRDGKGGIRDMTPSEQPSADDILKVPIVYQGKELLGEATVFLSRQSLASTLQARLMEIIAQIIVLDILILILMTYALRHFVFHPLTELQMALNHAASSDALNDATLEFKQDNEFGEVARSFNRIVTRIMDELSMRTAAEASAQDEKQKAQDAYRRLLETQQTLVEAEKLASLGGLVAGVAHEINTPVGITLTTASHLATVTQHLNGELQNGSIRKSDFQNYLQTASESCDLILANAERAANLIHSFKQVAVDQTSEARRDFQLNEYLHEIITSLRPRFKRSRIDVEIACEEDILMDSYPGALSQVITNLVVNAQVHAFDEGAEGKIRIEAQHGTGTRIVLKVTDNGRGIPSDNLPKIFQPFFTTRRSSGGSGLGLHIVYNIVRQRLGGTIEVASRTGEGTVFTIEMPSSAPEQQQREVS; encoded by the coding sequence ATGAACAGCATCAAGGCGAAACTGACTGTCTGGTTGATCGTCGGCGTCACAATAATACTTGGCATAACCGGCTTCATCTCCTACGCCAACAATAAACGACAAGGCGAAGCCGACTACCAGGCTTTGCGCCTGGCGCTCAAGGAGCGTCTCGCCCTGTCGTTGCCCCATGGCGTCTGGCAGCTCGACGATCAGTACATCCGCCTGACGCTGGACGCCGAACTGGGCTGGCCCTCGCTGACGGCGATCCGCATTCGCGGCGATGCAGGACTGAATGTCGGGCGCATCCGAGATGGCAAGGGCGGCATCCGGGACATGACGCCTTCCGAGCAGCCTTCCGCCGACGACATTCTCAAGGTTCCGATCGTTTACCAGGGCAAGGAACTCTTGGGCGAAGCCACGGTGTTCCTGTCGCGCCAGAGCCTCGCGAGCACACTGCAGGCCCGCCTGATGGAGATCATCGCCCAGATCATCGTGCTGGACATCCTGATCCTTATTCTGATGACCTACGCACTGCGTCACTTCGTTTTCCATCCACTGACCGAGCTGCAGATGGCCCTCAATCACGCGGCGAGCAGCGACGCGCTCAACGACGCCACGCTGGAGTTCAAGCAGGACAACGAGTTCGGAGAGGTGGCCCGCAGCTTCAACCGCATCGTCACGCGCATCATGGACGAATTGTCGATGCGCACAGCGGCCGAGGCCAGCGCGCAGGATGAGAAGCAGAAGGCGCAGGATGCCTATCGGCGACTTCTGGAAACCCAGCAGACGCTGGTGGAAGCGGAGAAACTCGCATCCCTTGGCGGGCTTGTCGCCGGGGTCGCCCATGAAATCAACACGCCGGTCGGCATCACGCTGACCACGGCATCGCATCTTGCGACGGTCACCCAGCATCTGAACGGGGAGTTGCAGAACGGCTCCATCCGCAAAAGCGATTTCCAGAACTATTTGCAAACCGCGTCGGAAAGCTGCGATCTGATTCTCGCCAATGCCGAACGCGCCGCCAACCTGATCCACAGCTTCAAGCAAGTCGCGGTCGATCAAACCAGCGAAGCGCGGCGCGATTTCCAGTTGAACGAATACCTGCACGAAATCATCACCAGCCTGCGACCGCGGTTCAAGCGCAGCCGCATCGATGTCGAGATCGCCTGCGAAGAGGATATCCTGATGGACAGTTACCCGGGAGCCCTGTCGCAGGTCATCACCAATCTCGTCGTCAATGCCCAGGTTCACGCCTTCGACGAGGGCGCCGAAGGCAAGATCCGTATCGAGGCGCAGCACGGAACCGGCACACGGATCGTGCTGAAGGTCACCGATAACGGCAGGGGCATTCCCTCCGACAACCTTCCGAAGATTTTCCAGCCGTTCTTCACGACACGCCGCAGCAGCGGCGGAAGCGGACTGGGACTTCACATCGTCTACAACATTGTTCGCCAGCGGCTGGGCGGAACCATCGAAGTGGCGAGCCGCACCGGCGAAGGCACGGTCTTTACCATTGAAATGCCCAGCTCGGCTCCCGAGCAACAACAAAGAGAGGTCTCCTGA
- a CDS encoding Trm112 family protein: MDAKFLEILVCPLCKGPLVYSKEKQELICKPDRLAYPIRDGIPVMLESDARELPAEEEVE, translated from the coding sequence ATGGACGCTAAATTTCTGGAAATCCTGGTGTGCCCCCTGTGCAAAGGTCCGCTGGTATACAGCAAGGAAAAGCAGGAGTTGATCTGCAAGCCGGACCGACTGGCCTATCCGATCCGCGACGGCATCCCCGTCATGCTGGAGAGCGATGCGCGCGAGCTGCCCGCCGAGGAAGAGGTGGAATGA
- the lpxK gene encoding tetraacyldisaccharide 4'-kinase, with protein sequence MSRIERHWYAPSPWMSILLAPLESLFAVVGGLRRAAFRRGWLKSSHPGVPVVIIGNINVGGVGKTPLTLSLIESLRRMGIRAGVVSRGYGGAHREPTEVTAQTPASLVGDEPLLLAASQAPVVVGRDRVAAARWLLARHPDIDVILSDDGLQHYRLRRDLEIVVMDGRRGTGNGRLLPNGPLREPLSRLATVDALVINGPSEGLSGLPDCAERFAMRLAAGECYLAADPSICRGAASFAGQKVVALAGIGHPERFFATAREQGFVLARTIAFPDHHPFGPGDIPDDADAVLVTAKDAVKLRHLNHARLWVLPVRAVIEPDLAAWITTRLRLRHGR encoded by the coding sequence GTGAGCCGGATCGAGCGCCACTGGTACGCTCCGTCGCCCTGGATGTCGATTCTTCTGGCTCCGCTGGAAAGCCTGTTCGCCGTCGTGGGCGGACTGAGGCGCGCCGCATTCCGGCGCGGATGGCTCAAGAGTTCGCACCCGGGCGTGCCGGTGGTCATTATCGGCAACATCAACGTCGGCGGGGTCGGCAAGACACCGCTTACCCTGTCTTTGATCGAAAGCTTGCGGCGCATGGGTATCCGTGCCGGAGTCGTCAGCCGGGGATATGGCGGCGCACATCGGGAGCCGACCGAAGTGACGGCGCAAACGCCCGCGTCTCTGGTGGGCGATGAGCCGCTCTTGCTGGCGGCTTCGCAAGCCCCCGTTGTGGTGGGGCGCGACAGGGTCGCGGCGGCGCGATGGCTCCTCGCCCGGCATCCGGATATCGATGTGATTCTCAGCGACGACGGTTTGCAGCATTACCGATTGCGGCGCGATCTGGAAATCGTCGTGATGGACGGCCGGCGCGGGACTGGCAATGGCCGGTTGCTGCCCAACGGCCCCTTGCGCGAGCCGCTGAGCCGTCTTGCGACGGTGGACGCGCTGGTGATCAATGGCCCGTCCGAAGGTTTGTCCGGTTTGCCGGACTGCGCGGAGCGGTTCGCCATGCGTCTGGCCGCCGGTGAATGCTACCTGGCGGCCGATCCGTCCATATGCCGAGGCGCGGCGTCGTTCGCCGGCCAGAAGGTCGTGGCGCTGGCCGGCATCGGCCATCCCGAACGGTTTTTCGCGACGGCAAGGGAGCAGGGCTTCGTCCTCGCCCGAACCATCGCGTTTCCCGATCACCATCCCTTCGGTCCGGGCGATATCCCGGATGATGCGGATGCGGTGCTGGTGACCGCGAAGGACGCCGTGAAGTTGCGCCACCTCAATCATGCTAGACTATGGGTGCTGCCGGTTCGGGCCGTTATCGAGCCCGACCTGGCCGCCTGGATAACGACTCGACTCAGACTACGACATGGACGCTAA
- a CDS encoding ArsR/SmtB family transcription factor, which translates to MTSFRSDALLFNEEQIEQTSRAMKAMSHPLRLKIISVLGEQEVSVQDIVEKVGTSQSNISQHLAIMRDKGVLRTRKDANRVFYRVGDLRTLEVLRMMREVFCGFGE; encoded by the coding sequence ATGACTAGCTTTAGGAGTGACGCTTTGCTGTTCAATGAGGAGCAGATCGAGCAGACCTCGCGGGCGATGAAGGCGATGTCGCACCCACTGCGACTGAAGATCATTTCCGTACTGGGCGAGCAGGAAGTCAGCGTCCAGGATATCGTGGAAAAAGTGGGTACGTCACAGAGTAACATCTCCCAACATCTGGCGATCATGCGAGATAAAGGAGTATTGCGAACCCGGAAAGACGCCAACCGCGTGTTCTACCGGGTCGGGGATCTTCGCACCCTCGAAGTTCTCCGAATGATGCGCGAAGTCTTTTGTGGTTTCGGCGAGTAG
- a CDS encoding ExbD/TolR family protein gives MNFRRGRVRDEPEINFIPLIDVLLVILIFLMVTTSYSRFSELEVNLPAAAGKASEARPREIIVEVARDGRVKVAGAAMPAGDTGSLTSALKTAAQGKSDAVVTIDADAGATHQSVVSVMEAARNAGLSQLTFATRTPQQ, from the coding sequence ATGAATTTTCGACGCGGCAGGGTACGGGATGAGCCCGAGATCAATTTCATTCCCCTGATCGATGTTCTGCTGGTCATTCTGATCTTTCTCATGGTGACCACGTCTTACTCGCGTTTTTCAGAGCTGGAAGTGAACCTGCCCGCCGCCGCGGGCAAGGCCAGCGAGGCGCGTCCCAGGGAGATCATTGTCGAAGTCGCGCGCGACGGGCGTGTCAAGGTGGCTGGTGCGGCCATGCCGGCCGGCGATACCGGGTCGTTGACCTCCGCCCTGAAAACCGCCGCGCAGGGCAAGAGCGATGCGGTGGTGACCATCGACGCCGATGCCGGCGCGACTCACCAGTCCGTGGTGTCGGTCATGGAGGCGGCTCGCAACGCCGGCCTGAGCCAGCTGACCTTCGCCACGAGGACGCCGCAGCAGTGA
- the kdsB gene encoding 3-deoxy-manno-octulosonate cytidylyltransferase: MIPFVVVIPARMASSRLPGKPLADIAGKPMVVRVAERARRSSATRVVVATDHTAVAAACEADGIDVVMTRADHPSGTDRLAEVVGLLSLPDDALIVNVQGDEPLIDPALIDRLAAVMAGCDAPMATLAHPVHDAGDFLNPNVVKVVLDRNDRALYFSRAPIPWPRDAFAGSARTMPDGMPVLRHIGMYAYRASFLNTYTRLAPSPLENIEALEQLRVLWHGHDIVVARVEKAPPAGVDTPEDLARVVRAFRDETDPDNNSI; encoded by the coding sequence ATGATCCCTTTCGTTGTGGTGATCCCGGCGCGCATGGCGTCAAGCCGTTTGCCGGGCAAGCCGCTTGCGGATATCGCCGGTAAACCGATGGTGGTGCGGGTTGCCGAGCGTGCGCGCAGAAGTTCGGCAACGCGTGTGGTGGTCGCGACCGACCACACGGCGGTGGCGGCGGCTTGCGAAGCCGATGGCATCGATGTGGTGATGACCCGCGCGGATCATCCGAGCGGCACGGACCGCCTCGCCGAGGTGGTCGGCTTGCTGTCGTTGCCCGACGACGCCCTGATCGTCAACGTTCAGGGGGACGAGCCGCTGATCGACCCCGCGCTGATCGACCGCCTGGCCGCCGTGATGGCAGGGTGCGACGCCCCGATGGCCACGCTCGCGCATCCTGTGCATGATGCGGGAGACTTTCTGAATCCCAACGTGGTCAAGGTCGTACTTGACCGGAACGACCGGGCGCTGTATTTCAGCCGCGCGCCGATTCCCTGGCCGCGCGACGCGTTCGCCGGCTCCGCTCGGACCATGCCCGATGGCATGCCGGTGCTGCGTCATATCGGCATGTACGCTTACCGCGCGTCGTTCCTCAATACCTATACGCGTCTTGCCCCCTCACCCCTGGAAAACATTGAAGCACTGGAACAGCTGCGCGTTCTGTGGCACGGTCATGACATAGTCGTGGCCCGTGTCGAGAAGGCTCCGCCGGCAGGGGTGGATACCCCTGAGGATCTGGCGCGTGTGGTCCGGGCTTTCAGGGACGAGACCGACCCCGATAACAACTCGATCTAG
- a CDS encoding DMT family transporter, with amino-acid sequence MTRQQKAYACGLSAVLAWSTVATAFKISLAHLSPAQLVLYASAASLCVLLGILAWQGRLGELPKTARAHWQRSVLLGAVNPFIYYLILFQAYARLPAQEAQAINYTWALTMTLLAIPVLGQRLRPQDAAGALCCYAGVLVIGTRGDVLALNFSNAAGVGFALASTLLWALYWLFNTKDSREPVVGLTLNFAFSLPLILVWCFLTGELQPVAWQGLAGAFYVGALEMGFTFVLWLAAMKLTDSTAKIANLIFLSPLVSLVLIHFIVGEPVYSSTLGGLALILGGLAIQKFAPMRLAAA; translated from the coding sequence TTGACCCGCCAACAGAAAGCCTACGCCTGCGGCCTGTCCGCCGTTCTCGCCTGGTCAACCGTCGCCACGGCCTTCAAGATCAGCCTCGCGCATCTGAGTCCGGCGCAACTGGTGCTGTATGCCAGCGCCGCGTCCCTGTGCGTTCTGCTTGGCATCCTCGCCTGGCAAGGCCGGCTCGGCGAACTTCCGAAGACCGCGCGCGCGCACTGGCAACGCTCTGTCCTGTTGGGCGCCGTGAACCCCTTCATCTACTACCTGATCCTGTTCCAGGCTTACGCGCGGCTGCCCGCACAGGAAGCCCAGGCTATCAACTACACCTGGGCCCTGACGATGACCCTGCTGGCCATCCCGGTGCTGGGACAGCGCCTGCGGCCGCAGGATGCCGCCGGCGCGCTCTGCTGCTACGCGGGCGTGCTGGTGATCGGCACGCGCGGCGATGTGCTGGCGCTGAACTTTTCCAATGCGGCGGGCGTCGGCTTCGCACTGGCCTCCACCCTGCTGTGGGCGCTTTACTGGCTATTCAACACCAAGGACTCGCGGGAGCCCGTGGTCGGGCTGACGCTGAACTTCGCCTTCTCGCTACCGTTGATCCTCGTTTGGTGCTTTCTCACCGGAGAATTGCAACCGGTCGCCTGGCAAGGCCTGGCCGGCGCCTTCTACGTCGGGGCGCTGGAGATGGGATTCACCTTCGTGCTGTGGCTCGCCGCGATGAAACTGACCGACAGCACCGCGAAGATCGCCAACCTGATCTTTCTCTCGCCGCTGGTTTCGCTGGTGCTGATCCACTTCATCGTCGGCGAACCGGTCTACTCGTCGACGCTCGGCGGTCTTGCCCTGATTCTCGGGGGCTTGGCGATCCAGAAATTTGCCCCGATGAGGCTGGCCGCCGCCTGA